One Zerene cesonia ecotype Mississippi chromosome 9, Zerene_cesonia_1.1, whole genome shotgun sequence DNA window includes the following coding sequences:
- the LOC119829190 gene encoding UDP-glucosyltransferase 2-like, which yields MLRPLIVLASLLAFSNAYKILVVFPFPARSHSILGNGVVDALLKGNHEITHVTAFPRKKNSPNLREIDVSKNLVLIPDTMRMVVDALLRNTNFDIDISEFVVITTKMISQTIENPAVQELFNNPNEKFDAIVIEWFFNDALSGLSAIFKCPYIWVSSVDPHWRVLALVDEMPSPTYTPDMTSTSVPPFNFMQRAQELMMQVMGLGLNYFVINNLQLNAYQNLLVPFIEKRGYKAPSLNEVLYNSSLLLSNSHPSMGTALSLPQNVKAVGGYHIGRDVKPLPDDLKKTLDNSKDGLIFFSLGSNVKSAYLPDKVKRELLKVFGGLKQTVLWKFEEELPDTPPNVHIMKWAPQTSILAHPNCIIFITHGGLLSTTEAVHFGKAIIAIPIYADQPTNSKRAVSHGFALQVELTMNLANDLKVALEEMISNPM from the exons ATGCTTCGACCTCTAATCGTGCTAGCCTCTCTGCTGGCGTTCAGCAATGCATACAAGATTCTAGTGGTGTTCCCCTTTCCAGCCAGGAGTCACTCCATCCTTGGCAATGGAGTCGTTGATGCTCTTCTCAAGGGCAATCATGag ATCACTCATGTAACTGCATTCCCTAGGAAGAAAAACTCGCCCAACCTCAGGGAGATAGATGTCAGCAAGAATTTAGTATTGATACCAG atACCATGCGTATGGTTGTGGACGCCTTATTAAGGAATACTAACTTTGATATCGATATATCAGAATTTGTTGTAATTACTACAAAAATGATTTCTCAAACTATAGAAAATCCAGCAGTTCaagaactttttaataatccaAACGAAAAATTCGACGCTATTGTCATAGAATGGTTTTTCAATGATGCGTTATCTGG gtTGTCCGCAATCTTCAAATGCCCCTACATTTGGGTTTCCTCTGTGGATCCTCACTGGAGAGTTTTGGCTTTGGTAGATGAAATGCCCAGCCCCACGTACACTCCCGACATGACGTCCACTTCAGTCCCACCATTCAATTTCATGCAACGCGCACAAGAGCTGATGATGCAAGTAATGGGATTGGGACTTAACtattt CGTCATCAATAACCTGCAACTTAATGCTTACCAGAATTTGCTAGTGCCATTTATTGAGAAGCGTGGATACAAAGCACCTTCGCTAAACGAAGTTCTGTACAATTCTTCTTTGTTACTGTCTAACTCCCATCCTTCTATGGGTACAGCTTTAAGCTTACCCCAAAATGTGAAGGCCGTTGGTGGGTACCATATAGGCCGTGATGTGAAACCTTTGCCCGAT gACCTAAAGAAAACACTCGACAATTCCAAGGATGGCCTGATTTTCTTCAGTTTAGGTAGCAATGTCAAAAGTGCATATTTACCAGACAAAGTAAAGCGAGAACTGTTGAAAGTGTTCGGTGGTCTGAAGCAGACGGTTTTGTGGAAGTTTGAAGAAGAACTGCCTGACACTCCTCCTAATGTTCACATAATGAAATGGGCCCCACAAACAAGTATTTTAG CCCATCCAAATTGCATAATTTTCATCACCCATGGAGGTCTACTTTCCACAACCGAAGCTGTTCATTTCGGAAAGGCCATCATTGCTATACCGATATATGCAGATCAACCAACAAATTCCAAGAGAGCAGTCAGTCATGGATTCGCCCTACAAGTTGAGCTAACAATGAATCTCGCAAATGACCTTAAAGTTGCTCTTGAAGAAATGATATCAAATCCCATGTAA